One part of the Candidatus Zixiibacteriota bacterium genome encodes these proteins:
- a CDS encoding low molecular weight protein arginine phosphatase — protein sequence MSEERFRVMFVCTGNTCRSPMAEGGLRKLLQNRGIDWIDVYSAGTAAASGFPPTIYAIEACRIWEADISGHKSRPLTAELIEQTDLILAMTPAHCYEVVRLSPEARSRTFLLRNFPDAGCDGEGIADPIGGSLDMYNQTFIEIGEEIGRILPVIIERAEKKRAQ from the coding sequence ATACCTGTCGTTCCCCGATGGCGGAGGGGGGACTGCGCAAACTCCTTCAAAACCGCGGAATTGATTGGATCGATGTCTATTCCGCCGGAACGGCCGCGGCCTCCGGTTTCCCTCCGACCATTTACGCCATTGAAGCCTGCCGGATATGGGAGGCCGATATCAGCGGACATAAGTCCCGTCCTTTGACCGCAGAGTTGATTGAACAGACTGATTTGATACTCGCCATGACACCGGCGCACTGTTATGAAGTGGTGCGCCTTTCGCCCGAAGCCCGCTCGCGCACGTTCCTTCTGAGGAATTTCCCGGATGCCGGATGCGACGGCGAAGGAATCGCCGACCCGATAGGCGGGTCGCTGGATATGTACAATCAGACCTTTATTGAGATAGGTGAAGAAATCGGGCGGATTCTTCCTGTGATAATTGAAAGGGCGGAAAAGAAAAGGGCTCAATGA